The window CAAGAAAGCCCTCACAATTTGTATAGCCCGCATCAACTAGATAGTAACAACCTATATaaaacaaactaaataagttATTTCCTTATTTAAGTAGAATAATCATATAGTACATAATTTGAAATACCTTCCCATTATCATAGGAAAGCTTACCATTAGGCACTTTAAGTCCATTTCTTCTCCTTAGTGCATCTCGAAGAACTCTGCCATCAGCTACAGACCCTTCCCAACCAGGAAGAACAAAGACAAATTGCATGTCAGGTGTACATACACCTAACATATTTGTTGCAATATTCCCTTTACGAGTGCGATATCTAGGTTTATCTGCACTTGGCACCTTAACTCTGATGTATGTCCCATCTAGAGCACCTAAACAATTCTACAAATCGGATGTAATGAATTACTAATAAGTAAACTTATTAATgtcttgtatatatataattacaaaAAGTTATAAGATCAATAATCTACCTTAAACCACTTCCACCGATTGTCTGTTGAGTTTGTTGGAATGGGCTCAGGTTTTCTAAACAAATGTTCTTGCAATTTCAAGACTGCAGCCAAAACATTATGAAAGTGCCGACTAATTGACTCACCCGACcttctaaaatttaaactaattacTCGATTCTTAACATGATGAGCAATAATATGTAAGAATATTGCTACTTGCTCATCTACAAGCATGTTCTTTGTTGACTTCAACCCTCCAATACTTTCTAACATTTcacataatttaaaaaaggCAACCTTATTCATCCTAATTTGTGAAATACATGAAATATCATTATCATACACAAGTCGCCTCACATACTCTCGATTTGCAGCAAAATCTAATGCATAAGATCTTACTCTTGGCCTATAAGTACATAAAGTCGACGCTGCAGACAATAAGGTCAAAATGAACTAACAGCACGACAAATCtccatataaaatttaaacatagcTAGTAGCCTTTTTTGTCGTTCAACATCTCTTCTCTAATACAAACGAACCGTGactgcaaaaaataaatattctaatctattttattatgtaagaaaaatattaaagtcatatggtaacaaaaaaaaattaagtgacATCAAGATCACATTTCAGCCCCATAAGTAAGCCATatgaaaaaattgtaaaatttaataattgttgGGTTAGAGAGACAGACAGGGAAAAAGAGGGTTAATGACATTTCTGCTTGGTGACCGTTATTAAGTCAACGTTTTTTTGGCAAAGTCCAACACAAATACCCTAAAAAGTCAAACTAACTGTATAAGATATCATCACATAATGAATATAATCATTTTGGAAATGTATATATAAGGTAAGAatatttaagataaaaatttatgtATGTATAATGAAAAGTTATTTTCTAAAATAGCAATTTAACCAAGTGTCCATAGACACTTGATGATTGAACCTTATTTATAATTAGCATACTATTATAATGTTTACtagaaattaaagaattaacaACAATTTGACACGACACATTATaattatgttgaaaaatattaattgaaaaatattataattatgttgaaaatattatttgtcatataattatttataaactaATTCGATATGTATATCATACgttgaaaaatattaattcatGACATTCACTCAACAACTGAAATTTCTTGGATCTCCAAAAATGTTTCTATATTATTAATGAACTATTAATTTGCTAAATTctaatttacttaaaaaattatgaaatttaataattgtcaCATCGGTATAACTAGATCTCCTTTTAAATATTAGTTGTAAGTTTGTGAGattcaaattattaaacaAATGATGAGGaaacaatattaaatttttttatcattttcaaactaaagaaaaaatttaaattttatatctcTAAATATAACATCAATGTGTATGCAATAGTATATAGCAGACAAATGTCATTCATTAAATTGAAAAGAGAAGAGACTAATGCAGCTAATAGTCATGAGTGGATAGGAAATAAGTTTTCTGCAAAAATAATGGATATATAAAAGGAAagttaatttcattaaattttcagcATTTCATATTTCATATTATAGGGAGGGCTGGTCTTGGCTAAACTTCTCATTCTTCTCGTTGCCACATATTCCATCTTCTTATGAAGGCATTTATCTCTGGCATTGAACGTTTgattcattaaaattaagttttcgTCAAGGCAATCAATTTTGATTATATTTATGCACATAGGAATTAATTTGAGCTCTGATATCTATCAAATCTCtatatatattcttatcttaattttattatttcatcaCACCAAGttactaataataattaatcatgttgaagaatgaaaatggAAGTCGTCCTATAATAATACATCCATTGCCCAAAAACTGATCAAACAACATTGGAATATGGTCTTACAGCAgactttcttttcatttcatagGATACTAGCCAGATTGGTGTGGTTATCATGTTCGGATTGCCTTACAAAAAATTCTCCCTTGCAACCATGGACCTAACAAACCCGAATGAAGAAGCTGCCATTTTCAGCTTAACAGCAGCTTCAaaatgagggaatgaatttggggccttgtatatatataatcaacaaatcaaaaaaattcaaacaacaAGTACCCAAAATTTCAACAACTCAGAAAGaaaattcatcaaaatcaTAACACAAAATCAGCATTTCATATTTTAGATCTACTAACAAtaaaaaccctagagtgagatCTACTAACAACAATCACAATTAATCACAAAATCACaacaattaaatgaaaatgttaTTGCTTGAAGGATTTGAAGCAACTACCTCCACTATGGACTGCAGAGAGAGAGGGGAAGACGGGTGAGAGCGACTAAGAGAAAGGGGCAGTCCCATGGGTGAGAGCGAGGGGAAAGCCCACGGTTGAGAGAGAGGAAGATGACCAGCTGAGAGAGGAGATGAAGACGGGGGAAGGACGGTTGGCTGAGAGAGGAGATGAACATGGGGGAAGGGTGGCTGATAGAGGAGAGGAAGACGGTCGGCTGAGAGAGTATTAATTGGGGAAGGTTGAATCTGCTGAGGAAGACGGAGgaaggagaaagagagagaaaaaaatagtttttatagGGATAAAGTggtgatttaattaaacagTTGAGGGTATTATagtcaaaatataatttaaacttattCCCCCGGTCAGAGAATAGATAATACCGGGGGGAGAGCGGGTATTAGCCATTCCCACCGATTCAGCCATAGTTGAGGAATTTCTATTCCTCAAAATGCCTATTCCGCCCTCTTGTTTGACAACCAAACAAGGGAAACAGAATGGCATGGGAATAGAGGGGGAATGGCTTAGCCATTCCCCCAACCAAACATGCAGATAATGCCTTattaaaaactagtcacgcaatgctttattaaaaattagtcacgcaatgccttattaaaaattagtcaCATAATTTCCaaagtcagtcacgcaatatctaaaatcagtcacgcaatgcctaaaaactagtcacgtaattctaaaaaatcatcaaaactactgaattccatttaataagatcaacaacttcaaacgatacaccatattccatttaacaatataattaacgaatatgaatgctcaaaatgttcaaaagtttttctttatatatcaaaaaacactctaaaatgcttaaaaatgctcaaaacTGCTTAAAACGCTCATAGATTTTCTTCGTGTATCAAATACTACtccaaaatgctcaaaatgtttaaacgtttttctttctgataagaaatactcaagagatgAATAGTCTGGTGAGGAAAGCTCAAAAAATATAAGTCAGTTTGAAGTGCAAATCTAAACATACGTGACTCGTTAATAGCTTTCGGGTTGAGATGTGAAACCAAATAAATGGGTCGattcattaagggtaattttgtctaaattttaatttttttgaccaaaaacaattaatattATGAGGAAGTCTATTGTTAAAAATACGTTATGCATAAggtctattttaaaaaaaaaaccttttaacTTTTCTAAATTAACAATCATGTGGGGCTGTTTGGTTATCTAGAAGTAGACTTACAAGTCTTCTTTTAGCCGAGGGAATTATTATATTCCAAAAGCAAATCATTTTGTTCATCGGATTCAATAAGCAATTTCGTtatcccaatttaattcttaaagAATAACTTCATTGTTATTCACTGAGGACTTTGCTTACCGTCTCGAATTTGTATTCAAAACAGAACTATACGAGATATGGTTCCAATCTTTATCCCATTCATAATTATATGGTTAAATATCAGACGGAGACCGCATTGATGGTGCCTTTATAATTGCCTGCAACACTGCTACCTACCTGGTCCCTGCCTTCCTGCCCATCCTCTCCCTGTCATGTTGCACAGTGCTGGGTGTTAGGACAAAAAACAAGGGCCCCACAGACAAACACCTTCCTAATCTGCTcataattttccaaaaataattgattaagaaCAGACTCCAACTTGTGATTCAGAGCTACAACCCGGAATACTGTTTTAAGTAGTTTTGCAAGCTGTTGTCGATctcatatttttttcaattattgaGGTCTTTGGTTCATATATAGGAGACTGAAATATGAAGGTGATTAGGCGATAGGATTTTCGATGATGAAACCATCTCATTCCATACATCAAAAAAGGACAACTCATATCTCGATCCAGTCTAGAAAGTCTGACCAGAAGATCATTAGTTGATACTTAGTGATATTGGATTATTGTAGGAAatgtaatgaaaaaaaaaattataattaatatgcTCTTAATACTATGCTTATGaatcaattataattaaaaattgatttgaataaTGAGAAATTCGATTCTGTTCAAGTTTAtgaataattgaatttgatttggtTTCAGTTAATATACTGAAAATTAATGTAAGCAGCCCTAATGCTTCCCATATTTTGGTGTCAAATACATAAATTGACCCCATGTAAATTTACAAGAAACAGACGAAAGAATTCTTTTCCGTTGCTTAAATTATCTTTTGGAAAACCCTTACCCCCATTATTCTCTCGCTTTCTGCATCAAAATGGTCACTTTGCCCCTTTTACATTTTGCTCCACCCAGCAATGAACTAGGATTGAGTAGGAATGAGGTTTTGCAATTACGTTAGTACGAACAGATAAAAGATGTGTTTCTGCCTTTAAGTTATTTAAtgcttaatttttgttttagggGCAGTGAGTTgcgatatttattttttggatgCAGTTAGAAATGTTTTTGAGCAATACCACTAATAGCTTTTTATGCAGTAATAATATTCTTTAATTgctcaaattttattttgtccaAATCAGATTCTTAtgctatagaaagtttattGTCAAAAACGTAAAAAATCTATAATGACAGACTGGTTGTGGAGGTcaataaatttactttttttttaaaaaaaaattcatatactacctttttttttatgctcaTTGCTCTCATTTCTTTGACGGGATGACCTTGGTCCAAGCCATGCATGTCCTTGACTGAATCTCTCTTTCTTGATGCAAGCGATAGTCgtatactatttttttttgg is drawn from Theobroma cacao cultivar B97-61/B2 chromosome 4, Criollo_cocoa_genome_V2, whole genome shotgun sequence and contains these coding sequences:
- the LOC108661646 gene encoding uncharacterized protein LOC108661646, which translates into the protein MNKVAFFKLCEMLESIGGLKSTKNMLVDEQVAIFLHIIAHHVKNRVISLNFRRSGESISRHFHNVLAAVLKLQEHLFRKPEPIPTNSTDNRWKWFKNCLGALDGTYIRVKVPSADKPRYRTRKGNIATNMLGVCTPDMQFVFVLPGWEGSVADGRVLRDALRRRNGLKVPNGCYYLVDAGYTNCEGFLAPYRGQRYHLNEWRQGHEPSSPEEFFNMKHAAARNVIERCFGLLKMRWGILRSPSFYPIRIHNRIIIACCLLHNFIRREMSFDPIEMDLGEYVETNIAVDEDFISTIDPTDVWGNFRMELANQMFNEWQASRQNDD